In the genome of Nocardiopsis composta, one region contains:
- a CDS encoding LysE family translocator, giving the protein MLDLSLLAAFAAAAFILCVTPGPDMMFIVAMGGRGGPATGVMAALGVAFGASVHAVAAMLGLSALFEALPALYYALRWAGAAYLLYLAYKAFRDRSDPLAAGGPDAAPAAPARMRAFWQGAVTNLLNPKVILFNVAFLPQFVDPARGNLVGQLMILGAVLVLIGPAVDAAVGLLSGRLSLLLRRSRRVARGLAVFSGLVFTGLAVRLVTAPR; this is encoded by the coding sequence ATGCTGGATCTGTCACTGCTCGCGGCGTTCGCCGCCGCGGCCTTCATCCTCTGCGTCACACCCGGCCCGGACATGATGTTCATCGTGGCCATGGGCGGCCGCGGCGGTCCGGCCACCGGGGTGATGGCCGCGCTGGGAGTGGCCTTCGGCGCTTCAGTGCACGCCGTCGCGGCGATGCTCGGCCTGTCCGCGCTCTTCGAGGCGCTGCCCGCGCTCTACTACGCGCTGCGCTGGGCCGGCGCGGCCTACCTGCTCTACCTGGCCTACAAGGCGTTCCGGGACCGCTCCGACCCGCTCGCCGCCGGCGGACCGGACGCCGCCCCGGCGGCTCCGGCCCGGATGCGCGCGTTCTGGCAGGGGGCCGTCACCAACCTGCTCAACCCCAAGGTGATCCTGTTCAACGTGGCGTTCCTGCCGCAGTTCGTGGACCCGGCCCGGGGGAACCTGGTGGGGCAGCTCATGATCCTCGGCGCGGTGCTGGTGCTGATCGGGCCGGCCGTCGACGCCGCGGTCGGCCTGCTCTCCGGCCGCCTCTCGCTGCTGCTCCGGCGGAGCCGCCGGGTGGCCCGCGGCCTCGCGGTCTTCAGCGGCCTGGTCTTCACCGGCCTGGCCGTCCGCCTGGTCACCGCGCCCAGGTAG
- a CDS encoding TIGR03619 family F420-dependent LLM class oxidoreductase has translation MRLGFALPQFGAAADRPEEAARFAREAERMGAAGLWVGDRLLAPVNPSVGYGGTDTVPPQFRSALDPFALLTVAAGATERVLLGTSVLNAPWYPPALLARSLTAIDRISGGRLLPGLGTGWSPEEYRAAGVPMGERGRRLDECLDALEELWSDGPAEYRGALWEVPESHVGLKPVQRPRPPIYLGAFAPAALRRVARRADGWLPAMVLPGRSDPGAVLAGPLAAIREEAARQGRDPAAVDVVLRINPGPSVPVREIADAVLSAEREAGVEHAFVDLMYLTEETDRALELADLLLEKTGAR, from the coding sequence ATGCGACTGGGATTCGCCCTCCCCCAGTTCGGTGCCGCCGCGGACCGCCCGGAGGAGGCCGCGCGGTTCGCCCGGGAGGCGGAGAGGATGGGGGCGGCCGGCCTGTGGGTCGGCGACCGGCTGCTCGCCCCGGTGAACCCGAGCGTCGGCTACGGCGGCACCGACACCGTGCCGCCGCAGTTCCGCTCGGCGCTCGACCCGTTCGCCCTGCTCACCGTCGCCGCCGGGGCGACGGAGCGGGTGCTGCTGGGCACCAGCGTGCTCAACGCCCCGTGGTACCCGCCGGCGCTGCTCGCGCGCTCGCTCACCGCGATCGACCGGATCAGCGGCGGCCGGCTCCTCCCCGGCCTGGGCACCGGGTGGTCCCCTGAGGAGTACCGGGCCGCCGGGGTGCCGATGGGCGAGCGGGGCAGGCGCCTGGACGAATGCCTGGACGCGCTGGAGGAGCTCTGGTCGGACGGCCCGGCCGAGTACCGGGGCGCGCTGTGGGAGGTTCCGGAGAGCCACGTCGGCCTCAAACCGGTCCAGCGCCCCCGTCCGCCGATCTACCTGGGCGCCTTCGCCCCCGCTGCGCTGCGGCGGGTGGCCCGGCGGGCGGACGGCTGGCTCCCGGCCATGGTGCTGCCCGGGCGGTCCGACCCCGGCGCGGTGCTGGCCGGTCCGCTGGCCGCCATCCGCGAGGAGGCCGCCCGCCAGGGGCGCGACCCGGCCGCCGTCGACGTGGTGCTGCGGATCAACCCCGGCCCGTCCGTCCCGGTGCGGGAGATCGCCGACGCCGTGCTGTCCGCGGAGCGGGAGGCCGGGGTGGAGCACGCCTTCGTCGACCTGATGTACCTCACCGAGGAGACCGACCGGGCACTGGAGCTGGCCGACCTGCTCCTGGAGAAGACCGGGGCGCGGTGA
- the glnA gene encoding type I glutamate--ammonia ligase, with protein sequence MFSSADEALAFIRNEDVKFLDVRFTDLFGGVNHVTLPVENVDEDTFTKGQMFDGSSIRGFQAIHESDMLLLPDLSTAVLDPFREFKTLNMTFFVHDPLTLESYSRDPRNVARKAEAFLKSTGIADTAFFGPEAEFYIFDDVRFETRSNTGFYQIDSVEGAWNTGTARDGGNLGYRPRYKGGYFPVEPVDHYSDLRSRMVRNLIEAGLEVELQHHEVGTAGQAEIGIKFGTLLQEADRVQLYKYIVKNTANAAGKTVTFMPKPLFGDNGSGMHCHQSLWKDGEPLFFDESGYAQLSDTARYYIGGLLKHADALLAFTNPTVNSYHRLVPGYEAPINLVYSQRNRSACIRIPLTGPSPKAKRLEFRVPDPSANPYLAFSAMLMAGIDGVKNKIEPPEPLDKDLYELPPAEAAAVKTVPASLDAALEALEADHEFLLEGGVFTSDLIETYIDFKRTEEIDSLRLRPHPREFELYYDI encoded by the coding sequence TTGTTCAGCAGCGCCGATGAGGCCCTCGCCTTCATCCGCAACGAGGACGTGAAGTTCCTCGACGTCCGGTTCACCGACCTCTTCGGTGGCGTCAACCACGTCACGCTCCCGGTGGAGAACGTCGACGAGGACACGTTCACCAAGGGCCAGATGTTCGACGGCTCCTCGATCCGCGGCTTCCAGGCCATCCACGAGTCGGACATGCTGCTGCTCCCCGACCTGAGCACCGCCGTCCTGGACCCGTTCCGCGAGTTCAAGACGCTGAACATGACCTTCTTCGTGCACGACCCGCTGACGCTGGAGTCCTACAGCCGGGACCCGCGCAACGTGGCCCGCAAGGCCGAGGCGTTCCTGAAGAGCACCGGCATCGCCGACACCGCGTTCTTCGGCCCGGAGGCCGAGTTCTACATCTTCGACGACGTCCGGTTCGAGACCAGGTCCAACACCGGCTTCTACCAGATCGACTCGGTCGAGGGCGCCTGGAACACCGGTACCGCGCGGGACGGCGGCAACCTGGGCTACCGCCCCCGCTACAAGGGCGGCTACTTCCCGGTCGAGCCGGTCGACCACTACAGCGACCTGCGCTCCCGGATGGTCCGCAACCTGATCGAGGCGGGCCTGGAGGTCGAGCTCCAGCACCACGAGGTCGGCACCGCCGGCCAGGCCGAGATCGGCATCAAGTTCGGCACCCTGCTCCAGGAGGCCGACCGGGTGCAGCTCTACAAGTACATCGTGAAGAACACGGCCAACGCCGCCGGCAAGACCGTGACCTTCATGCCGAAGCCGCTCTTCGGCGACAACGGCTCGGGCATGCACTGCCACCAGAGCCTGTGGAAGGACGGCGAGCCGCTCTTCTTCGACGAGTCCGGCTACGCCCAGCTCTCCGACACCGCCCGGTACTACATCGGCGGCCTGCTCAAGCACGCCGACGCGCTGCTGGCCTTCACCAACCCGACGGTCAACTCCTACCACCGCCTGGTCCCCGGCTACGAGGCCCCGATCAACCTGGTCTACTCCCAGCGCAACCGGTCGGCCTGCATCCGCATCCCGCTGACCGGCCCCAGCCCCAAGGCCAAGCGCCTGGAGTTCCGCGTCCCGGACCCCTCGGCCAACCCCTACCTGGCGTTCTCCGCGATGCTGATGGCCGGCATCGACGGCGTGAAGAACAAGATCGAGCCGCCGGAGCCGCTGGACAAGGACCTCTACGAGCTGCCCCCGGCGGAGGCCGCCGCGGTCAAGACCGTGCCCGCCTCCCTGGACGCGGCCCTGGAGGCCCTGGAGGCCGACCACGAGTTCCTCCTCGAAGGCGGCGTGTTCACCTCGGACCTGATCGAGACCTACATCGACTTCAAGCGCACCGAGGAGATCGACTCCCTGCGGCTCCGCCCGCACCCGCGCGAGTTCGAGCTCTACTACGACATCTAG
- a CDS encoding RDD family protein, translating to MERERETGAGEDAFAYRGNRLGMPETGPGSVPGVGRRLLALALDWILSLAVAYGLLGADPGDGSATVLLVFALMTAVLLCLFGTTLGKRITGIGIASTGERALPWPLAVVIRTALLCLVIPAVIYDRDQRGLHDRAAGTISRRL from the coding sequence ATGGAGAGAGAACGCGAGACCGGCGCGGGCGAGGACGCCTTCGCCTACCGGGGGAACCGGCTGGGGATGCCGGAGACGGGACCCGGATCGGTACCGGGGGTGGGGCGCAGGCTCCTCGCCCTCGCCCTGGACTGGATCCTCAGCCTGGCCGTGGCCTACGGCCTGCTCGGCGCGGACCCGGGGGACGGGTCGGCGACCGTGCTGCTGGTCTTCGCGCTGATGACCGCGGTGCTGCTCTGCCTGTTCGGCACCACCCTGGGCAAGCGGATCACCGGCATCGGGATCGCCTCCACCGGCGAGCGCGCGCTGCCCTGGCCGCTGGCGGTGGTCATCCGCACCGCGCTGCTCTGCCTGGTCATCCCGGCCGTCATCTACGACCGGGACCAGCGCGGCCTGCACGACCGGGCGGCCGGCACGATCAGCCGGCGGCTGTGA
- a CDS encoding DUF4191 domain-containing protein: MAKKPKETKTPQATDAAGQKKPGRFKQIGMVAKVVHQQSPKSIPIAVAIFVGIVALSVVGAVLTGGWLYWMSLGIPIGFLAGFIFFTRSAQKIQYKMLDGQLGAGMAVLENMRGDWTVDPGVGATRQMDVVHRVVGRPGIVLVGEGDPNRLRKVIGAEKKRVARVAYNMPIYDVVVGNGEGQVKIADLQKHMMKLPRNLDKTEVAEVRYRLRALPAAVQMPKGPMPKGVKMPKGPKAQGSR, translated from the coding sequence ATGGCGAAGAAGCCCAAGGAAACCAAGACACCCCAGGCCACCGACGCCGCCGGGCAGAAGAAGCCGGGCCGGTTCAAGCAGATCGGCATGGTCGCCAAGGTCGTCCACCAGCAGAGCCCGAAGAGCATCCCGATCGCGGTGGCGATCTTCGTCGGGATCGTGGCGCTCTCCGTGGTCGGCGCGGTCCTCACCGGCGGATGGCTCTACTGGATGAGCCTGGGCATCCCGATCGGCTTCCTCGCCGGCTTCATCTTCTTCACCCGCTCGGCCCAGAAGATCCAGTACAAGATGCTGGACGGCCAGCTCGGCGCGGGCATGGCGGTGCTGGAGAACATGCGCGGCGACTGGACCGTGGACCCCGGCGTCGGCGCCACCCGGCAGATGGACGTGGTGCACCGGGTCGTCGGCCGGCCCGGCATCGTACTGGTCGGCGAGGGCGACCCCAACCGGCTCCGCAAGGTCATCGGCGCGGAGAAGAAGCGCGTCGCCCGGGTGGCCTACAACATGCCCATCTACGACGTGGTCGTGGGCAACGGCGAGGGCCAGGTCAAGATCGCCGACCTGCAGAAGCACATGATGAAGCTGCCGCGCAACCTGGACAAGACCGAGGTCGCCGAGGTCCGCTACCGGCTCCGCGCGCTGCCCGCCGCGGTCCAGATGCCCAAGGGGCCGATGCCCAAGGGCGTCAAGATGCCGAAGGGGCCCAAGGCGCAGGGGAGCCGCTGA
- the lipA gene encoding lipoyl synthase has product MTIAPEGRKLLRIEARNSQTPIEKKPPWIKIKAKMGPEYTELHSLVKNQGLHTVCQEAGCPNIYECWEDREATFLIGGDQCTRRCDFCQIATGKPTALDRMEPTKVARSVETMGLRYATVTGVARDDLDDGGAWLYAETVRKIHEFNPGTGVELLIPDFNADPDQLAEVFGSRPEVLAHNVETVPRIFKRIRPGFRYERSLEVITRAREDGLVTKSNLILGMGEEREEISEAMRDLHEAGCDLLTITQYLRPSKLHHPIDRWVKPEEFVELAAEAEEIGFAGVMSGPLVRSSYRAGRLYRQAAEKRGLDVAAKL; this is encoded by the coding sequence GTGACCATCGCTCCCGAGGGGCGCAAGCTGCTGCGGATCGAGGCCCGCAACAGCCAGACCCCCATCGAGAAGAAGCCGCCCTGGATCAAGATCAAGGCGAAGATGGGCCCGGAGTACACCGAGCTCCACTCGCTGGTGAAGAACCAGGGGCTGCACACCGTCTGCCAGGAGGCCGGCTGCCCCAACATCTACGAGTGCTGGGAGGACCGCGAGGCCACCTTCCTCATCGGCGGCGACCAGTGCACCCGCCGGTGCGACTTCTGCCAGATCGCCACCGGCAAGCCCACCGCCCTGGACCGGATGGAGCCGACCAAGGTCGCCCGCTCGGTGGAGACCATGGGGCTGCGCTACGCCACGGTCACCGGGGTGGCCCGGGACGACCTGGACGACGGCGGGGCGTGGCTGTACGCCGAGACGGTCCGCAAGATCCACGAGTTCAACCCCGGCACCGGCGTCGAGCTGCTGATCCCCGACTTCAACGCCGACCCCGACCAGCTGGCCGAGGTGTTCGGCTCGCGCCCGGAGGTACTGGCGCACAACGTGGAGACGGTGCCGCGGATCTTCAAGCGGATCCGCCCGGGCTTCCGCTACGAGCGCTCGCTGGAGGTCATCACCCGCGCCCGGGAGGACGGCCTGGTCACCAAGTCCAACCTGATCCTGGGCATGGGCGAGGAGCGCGAGGAGATCTCCGAGGCCATGCGGGACCTGCACGAGGCCGGCTGCGACCTGCTCACCATCACCCAGTACCTGCGCCCCTCCAAGCTGCACCACCCCATCGACCGGTGGGTCAAGCCGGAGGAGTTCGTGGAGCTGGCCGCCGAGGCCGAGGAGATCGGCTTCGCCGGGGTGATGTCCGGGCCGCTGGTGCGCTCCTCCTACCGGGCCGGCCGGCTGTACCGGCAGGCCGCGGAGAAGCGCGGGCTGGACGTCGCCGCCAAGCTCTGA
- the lipB gene encoding lipoyl(octanoyl) transferase LipB: MSELVFAWLGDDPVPYQEGWDLQKRLHQSRVADLIPDTVLLLQHEPVYTAGKRTGEWDRRQTVPGTPIIDIDRGGKITWHGPGQLTGYPMVKLADPIDVVAYVRMLEEAMIRTIAEYGLTGRRIDGKTGVWLDADPGRGLIERKIGAIGCRISRGVGMHGFALNCDNDLSWFQRIVPCGIPADEGDVTSISREVGRDVTVAEVLPSVQRHLADVLGAADYSHSDGVPAHFPGAAAPAEPASA, encoded by the coding sequence ATGAGTGAGCTCGTCTTCGCGTGGCTCGGTGACGACCCGGTCCCTTACCAGGAGGGCTGGGACCTCCAGAAGCGACTCCACCAGAGCCGCGTCGCCGACCTCATCCCCGACACGGTGCTGCTGCTCCAGCACGAGCCCGTCTACACGGCGGGCAAGCGCACCGGCGAGTGGGACCGCCGGCAGACCGTCCCCGGAACCCCCATCATCGACATCGACCGCGGGGGCAAGATCACCTGGCACGGGCCGGGGCAGCTCACCGGCTACCCCATGGTCAAACTGGCCGACCCGATCGACGTCGTCGCCTACGTCCGGATGCTGGAGGAGGCGATGATCCGCACCATCGCCGAGTACGGCCTGACCGGGCGGCGGATCGACGGCAAGACCGGGGTGTGGCTGGACGCCGACCCCGGGCGGGGCCTGATCGAGCGGAAGATCGGCGCGATCGGCTGCCGGATCTCCCGCGGGGTGGGTATGCACGGATTCGCCCTCAACTGCGACAATGACCTCTCGTGGTTCCAGAGGATCGTCCCGTGCGGCATCCCGGCCGACGAAGGGGATGTCACCAGCATCTCCCGCGAGGTCGGCCGCGATGTGACCGTGGCCGAGGTGCTGCCCTCCGTGCAGCGGCACCTGGCCGACGTGCTCGGTGCGGCCGACTACAGCCACAGCGACGGGGTTCCGGCGCACTTCCCCGGGGCGGCCGCCCCGGCGGAGCCGGCCTCCGCCTGA
- a CDS encoding transposase → MRSEAAFAHLTGVAPIPAPSGPAHRHRLDRGGDRAADSAPHTTAPVSVRHGGRTRTRAERRTGEGPPKKDVTRRLERFAARGLHHALTAAPAGQSLETTAPPA, encoded by the coding sequence ATGCGTTCCGAAGCCGCGTTCGCGCACCTGACCGGAGTCGCCCCGATCCCGGCGCCGTCCGGCCCCGCCCACCGCCACCGCCTCGACCGGGGCGGTGACCGGGCAGCGGACAGCGCCCCGCACACCACCGCGCCGGTCAGCGTCCGCCATGGGGGACGCACCCGGACCCGCGCGGAACGCCGCACCGGGGAGGGCCCGCCGAAGAAGGACGTCACGCGCCGTCTCGAACGATTCGCCGCCCGCGGGCTCCACCACGCCCTGACCGCCGCACCGGCCGGACAGTCACTCGAAACGACCGCTCCACCGGCTTGA
- a CDS encoding TIGR01777 family oxidoreductase gives MKIAISGASGLIGSALGRSLTEDGHEVVHLVRRPARTLAEARWDPAAGTVDTGPLAGADAVVHLAGVPIGPARWTRARKAAIRGSRVRGTRTLAQALARMDPPPARLVCGSAVGYYGDTGGRPAGEDAPQGTGFLADLVRDWEAAAAPAAEAGVSVAYSRTGVVLSASGGLLGAVLPLFRLGLGGRLGSGRQYMSWISLDDEVAALRFLLERPGLTGPVNLCAPEPVTNAAYTEAIARALHRPAVLAVPGFAMRAALGGFADEAALVDQRAVPDRLTAAGFEFRHPDIGTALADLI, from the coding sequence ATGAAGATCGCGATCTCCGGGGCGAGCGGACTGATCGGGTCGGCGCTCGGCCGGTCGCTGACCGAGGACGGGCACGAGGTGGTGCATCTGGTGCGGCGGCCCGCCCGCACCCTGGCCGAGGCGCGCTGGGATCCGGCCGCCGGCACCGTGGACACCGGTCCGCTGGCCGGTGCGGACGCGGTGGTGCACCTGGCCGGCGTGCCGATCGGCCCGGCCAGGTGGACCCGGGCGCGCAAGGCGGCGATCCGGGGCAGCCGGGTCCGCGGGACGCGCACCCTGGCCCAGGCGCTGGCCCGGATGGATCCGCCGCCGGCCCGGCTGGTCTGCGGCTCCGCGGTGGGCTACTACGGCGACACCGGCGGCCGTCCGGCGGGCGAGGACGCGCCGCAGGGCACGGGCTTCCTCGCCGACCTGGTCCGGGACTGGGAGGCGGCCGCCGCCCCCGCGGCCGAGGCGGGCGTCTCGGTGGCGTACTCCCGCACCGGGGTGGTGCTGTCCGCCTCCGGCGGGCTGCTGGGGGCGGTGCTCCCGCTGTTCCGGCTGGGGCTCGGCGGCCGGCTGGGCTCGGGGAGGCAGTACATGAGCTGGATCAGCCTGGACGACGAGGTGGCCGCGCTCCGCTTCCTGCTGGAGCGCCCCGGCCTCACCGGCCCGGTGAACCTCTGCGCGCCGGAGCCGGTGACCAACGCCGCCTACACCGAGGCCATCGCGCGGGCACTGCACCGCCCGGCGGTCCTGGCCGTCCCCGGCTTCGCGATGCGCGCCGCCCTGGGCGGCTTCGCCGACGAGGCCGCCCTGGTCGACCAGCGCGCCGTCCCCGACCGCCTCACCGCGGCCGGCTTCGAGTTCCGCCACCCCGACATCGGCACCGCCCTGGCCGACCTGATCTGA
- a CDS encoding 3'-5' exonuclease yields MQKSEPELLNVVDVEATCWAGSPPPGQVGEIIEIGLAVVDLAAGERIARHRIVVRPARSAVSAFCTELTGITQAEADGGADFAEACRILAAEHRAGALPWASWGDYDRRRFARQCAATGAPYPFGRRHTNAKALFAEVHGLRRRPGMARALGIAGLPLEGRHHRGEDDAWNIAALVLSLNARGAWRTGPAPVP; encoded by the coding sequence GTGCAGAAGAGCGAGCCGGAACTGCTGAACGTCGTCGACGTCGAGGCCACCTGCTGGGCGGGCTCCCCGCCGCCCGGCCAGGTCGGCGAGATCATCGAGATCGGGCTGGCCGTGGTCGACCTGGCCGCCGGCGAGCGCATCGCCCGGCACCGCATCGTGGTCCGCCCGGCGCGCTCCGCGGTCAGCGCGTTCTGCACCGAGCTGACCGGGATCACCCAGGCCGAGGCGGACGGCGGCGCGGACTTCGCCGAAGCCTGCCGGATCCTGGCCGCCGAGCACCGGGCCGGCGCCCTGCCCTGGGCGTCCTGGGGCGACTACGACCGCCGCCGGTTCGCCCGGCAGTGCGCGGCGACCGGCGCCCCCTACCCGTTCGGGAGGCGGCACACCAACGCCAAGGCGCTCTTCGCCGAGGTGCACGGCCTGCGGAGGCGCCCCGGGATGGCGCGGGCGCTGGGCATCGCCGGGCTCCCCCTGGAGGGGCGGCACCACCGGGGCGAGGACGACGCGTGGAACATCGCGGCCCTGGTGCTCTCGCTGAACGCCCGGGGCGCCTGGCGCACCGGCCCGGCGCCGGTGCCGTGA
- the sucB gene encoding 2-oxoglutarate dehydrogenase, E2 component, dihydrolipoamide succinyltransferase: MPALGESVTEGTVTQWLKQEGDTVEADEPLLEVSTDKVDTEIPSPVSGVLTKILVAEDETVDIGAEIAVISESGEAPAEEGAPAAKEAQPEPEPEPEPAPAPAAQPEPAPAPAPAPEPVRASREDRTPPVDVETISGTGKASGTDAVTEAYVTPLVRKLAAEYGVDLSTVRGTGVGGRIRKQDVQDAAAAAAEQRSAAPAAAKAAKPAPGPVDSALRGRTEKMSPLRRHIADQMAESLRISAEVTQVIEVDMTNIARLQELAAAEFEAREGVELGFFPFFAVAAVEALKANPKLNAVIDSESYEVTYHDLENLSISVDTERGLLAPVIKDAGDLNLGGLARKIADLSERAHTGLLTPDELSGGTFTLAETGAVGALFDTPIINQPQVAILSTGAVVKRPVVVEDPELGEVIAVRSMAYLALTHDHRLIDSADAGRFLQTVRERLEEGSFEAELGLA, from the coding sequence ATGCCAGCCCTGGGCGAGAGCGTCACCGAGGGCACCGTCACCCAGTGGCTGAAGCAGGAGGGGGACACCGTCGAGGCCGACGAGCCGCTGCTCGAAGTCTCGACGGACAAGGTCGACACCGAGATCCCCTCCCCCGTCTCCGGGGTGCTGACCAAGATCCTCGTCGCCGAGGACGAGACGGTCGACATCGGCGCGGAGATCGCCGTCATCAGCGAGTCCGGGGAGGCCCCTGCGGAGGAGGGTGCGCCCGCGGCCAAGGAGGCGCAGCCCGAGCCCGAGCCGGAGCCCGAACCGGCCCCGGCGCCCGCCGCTCAGCCGGAGCCCGCCCCGGCCCCCGCCCCGGCGCCCGAGCCGGTCCGCGCCAGCCGCGAGGACCGCACCCCGCCGGTGGACGTGGAGACCATCAGCGGCACCGGCAAGGCGTCCGGCACCGACGCGGTCACCGAGGCCTACGTGACCCCGCTGGTCCGCAAGCTCGCCGCGGAGTACGGCGTGGACCTGTCCACGGTGCGCGGCACCGGGGTGGGCGGCCGGATCCGCAAGCAGGACGTGCAGGACGCCGCCGCGGCCGCCGCGGAGCAGCGTTCCGCAGCCCCGGCCGCCGCGAAGGCCGCCAAGCCGGCCCCCGGCCCGGTCGACAGCGCGCTGCGCGGGCGCACCGAGAAGATGTCCCCGCTGCGCCGGCACATCGCCGACCAGATGGCGGAGTCGCTGCGCATCTCGGCCGAGGTCACCCAGGTGATCGAGGTCGACATGACCAACATCGCCCGGCTCCAGGAGCTGGCCGCCGCCGAGTTCGAGGCCCGGGAGGGCGTCGAGCTGGGCTTCTTCCCGTTCTTCGCGGTGGCCGCCGTCGAGGCGCTCAAGGCCAACCCGAAGCTCAACGCCGTCATCGACAGCGAGAGCTACGAGGTCACCTACCACGACCTGGAGAACCTCTCCATCTCGGTGGACACCGAGCGCGGCCTGCTGGCCCCGGTCATCAAGGACGCCGGCGACCTCAACCTGGGCGGGCTGGCCCGCAAGATCGCCGACCTGAGCGAGCGGGCGCACACCGGCCTGCTCACCCCGGACGAGCTGAGCGGCGGCACCTTCACGCTGGCCGAGACCGGCGCGGTCGGCGCGCTGTTCGACACGCCGATCATCAACCAGCCGCAGGTGGCGATCCTGAGCACCGGCGCCGTGGTCAAGCGCCCGGTCGTCGTGGAGGACCCGGAGCTGGGCGAGGTCATCGCGGTCCGCTCGATGGCCTACCTGGCGCTCACCCACGACCACCGGCTGATCGACAGCGCCGACGCCGGGCGGTTCCTGCAGACCGTCCGGGAGCGCCTGGAGGAGGGCTCCTTCGAGGCGGAGCTGGGCCTGGCCTGA
- the lpdA gene encoding dihydrolipoyl dehydrogenase: MSESGGTFDLVILGAGSGGYAAALRAAELDMSVALIEKDKLGGTCLHQGCIPTKALLHAAEVADSAKESEKFGVKASFDGIDMPAVHAYKDKVIGGLHKGLTGLIKSRGITVVQGEGRLTGADEVTVDGKVYKGRNIVLATGSQPKTLGLDIDGEKVLTSEQALKDERVPSSAVVLGGGVIGVEFASVWRSFGAEVTIVEALPHLVPVEEESSSKLLERAFRKRGIKYELGTPFESVKTTDSGVVVTLKGGKTLEAEVLLVAIGRGPVSEGLGFEENGVRLDRGFVQVDENLHTGVGDIYAVGDLIPTLQLAHVGFAEGIFVAERIAGLNPPAIDYDGVPRITYSEPEVASVGITSAKAKERGLDIVETNYNLAGNGKSQILQTQGAVKIIAEKDGPVLGVHMVGSRVGELIAEGQLIYNWEALPAEVAQLIHPHPTQSEALGEAHLALAGKPLHVHD; this comes from the coding sequence GTGAGTGAGAGCGGCGGCACCTTCGACCTCGTCATTCTTGGCGCCGGCAGCGGCGGCTACGCGGCGGCGCTGCGCGCGGCCGAACTGGACATGAGCGTCGCCCTGATCGAGAAAGACAAGCTGGGCGGCACCTGCCTGCACCAGGGCTGCATCCCGACCAAGGCCCTGCTGCACGCCGCCGAGGTCGCCGACTCCGCCAAGGAGAGCGAGAAGTTCGGCGTCAAGGCCAGCTTCGACGGCATCGACATGCCCGCGGTGCACGCCTACAAGGACAAGGTCATCGGCGGCCTGCACAAGGGCCTGACCGGTCTGATCAAGTCCCGCGGGATCACCGTCGTCCAGGGCGAGGGCAGGCTCACCGGCGCCGACGAGGTCACCGTCGACGGCAAGGTCTACAAGGGCCGCAACATCGTCCTGGCCACCGGCTCCCAGCCGAAGACCCTGGGCCTGGACATCGACGGCGAGAAGGTGCTCACCAGCGAGCAGGCCCTGAAGGACGAGCGCGTCCCCTCCTCGGCCGTGGTGCTGGGCGGCGGCGTGATCGGTGTGGAGTTCGCCAGCGTGTGGCGCTCCTTCGGCGCCGAGGTCACCATCGTCGAGGCGCTGCCGCACCTGGTGCCGGTGGAGGAGGAGTCCAGCTCCAAGCTGCTGGAGCGGGCCTTCCGCAAGCGCGGCATCAAGTACGAGCTGGGCACCCCGTTCGAGAGCGTCAAGACCACCGACTCCGGCGTCGTCGTCACCCTCAAGGGCGGCAAGACCCTGGAGGCCGAGGTGCTGCTGGTCGCCATCGGCCGCGGCCCGGTCTCCGAGGGCCTGGGCTTCGAGGAGAACGGGGTCCGCCTGGACCGCGGCTTCGTCCAGGTCGACGAGAACCTGCACACCGGCGTCGGCGACATCTACGCGGTCGGCGACCTCATCCCGACCCTGCAGCTGGCCCACGTCGGCTTCGCCGAGGGCATCTTCGTCGCCGAGCGGATCGCCGGGCTCAACCCGCCGGCCATCGACTACGACGGCGTCCCGCGGATCACCTACAGCGAGCCGGAGGTCGCCTCGGTCGGCATCACCTCCGCCAAGGCCAAGGAGCGCGGCCTCGACATCGTCGAGACCAACTACAACCTGGCCGGCAACGGCAAGAGCCAGATCCTGCAGACGCAGGGCGCGGTCAAGATCATCGCCGAGAAGGACGGCCCGGTCCTGGGCGTGCACATGGTCGGCAGCCGCGTCGGCGAGCTGATCGCCGAGGGGCAGCTCATCTACAACTGGGAGGCCCTGCCCGCGGAGGTCGCCCAGCTGATCCACCCGCACCCGACCCAGTCCGAGGCGCTCGGCGAGGCCCACCTCGCCCTGGCGGGCAAGCCGCTGCACGTCCACGACTGA